The Bactrocera dorsalis isolate Fly_Bdor chromosome 3, ASM2337382v1, whole genome shotgun sequence genomic interval GCttgagattctagagcatagtggtttaaatgATTTCTAATTAACACTGCCATGCCACCATCCGCTTTTCCATGCGGATcatatagtctaaatcccggtatattgaaattatttttatttgttagatgagtttctgaaataagtaTTACATCTGTATTCTTTTCacacagaaatctgataatctctaatttatgttggttaataccgttagcattccatatacagatatttagtaaggtcattttttacttaataaattttgcaacatttgtttttgtgattttattaaatcttggatcatgttttgcatggtagacataaattgtgtcatacactgtgtaagatttatgaTCATAGTTTTAATACCTCCATTTGAAGGATTTTGCGGAAagtgcatttgcacagtgttgcctttcaccacctttgcatagcttccttgcatattattattgctagaagtaataggatttgaacttttttctgaggttgctataattttattacggggtgtttgtaacatttggttacgacgtgcttgaatgccctgtgacaacttcgatttcaaatctttatatgtgacctggtctacggaaagggggcctaggtgtcaaaaaattaattttcactttttaactgacgaaacgagttgtttatttttaacagctgtttcccagaaaactagttttcgcacgttagctctcTTTTCGTAGACCAAGTCAcatatacagggcaacctctgtagttaacagtgtgatttcctctTTCTTAAGGGTGTATTTAGAaatgggatgtaaatcaccacataccacacaaacactgcgtagagtgcagtatgatttagtatgcccatatctcagtatatacagtagataACCTTTGCTttgttcacatacatatactcacctctaagaaatcttaGGGTGTTgtgtaacactttttttgctactttcatggtaatcagggtgttgtgttagcatttgagctacatataaattttaaattttgatgatcaacactttaaaatgtattaaataatgcaagtgtttacgttatttaagtgattatattgaattattttgaatctctgttcaattttattaggatattacttgttgtttgatgttaaatcagttgttttttttgggcaatttttaaacacgcttcaagtatttctaaatttttgcatgcaGTAGGATACAATCCTGGGTGGCAAGTTGTcgtttgacatatgtatgtgtacaaattgACAATTCGTTAGCCGTTATAGGAAAACATCAATTGGAAATTGAGTTTAAATACAAACGttaaaaagtttgtttactattacaaattaaagtccacaaatttgcattttttacaattatttattatcatggTTCGTTTTCTGTTTTTGCATTGAAATGTCTTTTAACAAAAGTTTCACCAATGGCACTACTAAACTAGCTTCTGTATACACCTTAACTGGTGAAGCTTCTTTCCTTATTTTACTCCAAGAAATAGCCTCATCTGGTCGAGCACCACTGTCACTGCCATCGAATTCCGAAGCTGTGTTAATAAAAACGGAATAATCGGCTCCATTTCTCATCAAATTCGCATTGCATATGTGATGCTTTATAATACCGCCACCAATTATAATCATTCCCGATTTGGTGGCTTTCACAGCCATAGTGTTTAGACGTCGCAAATCGGACAAAATATCTACCACTAATCCGGGGTGACGGAAAGAGAGGAAATACATCATGTCACCTAGGCTACCGTCTGTAAGCGCAGGGCAAAACACAGGTATTTTATGTTTCGCAGCCCAGTAGCTAATTACCTATACGATTTATACCACGATCCCGTAAAGACCGGCCAGATAATTCGAATGATCCCATGTACGTGGGAGCTAGGCATTTAATAAAGTCTTCTTCAACGCCACCCGCTATGTTTTTGTCTAATGAATTCATCCGCTTCATGCAAATCGGCTTCCTTCAGATTTCAACGGCTGCTGCCTACAATCTagctaagaatattttaaaatacataaacttttgcataaaaaaatggtTACATTACCATTAGAATGATTTCTCTTATTGCCAACCCAAGATTAGTAGCTTGAAACTCCGTATTAACATacgactcaaataattttgagtaatcAATTCCTTGATTCCAATAATACCCCGTACGATGGGTGTGTTTTCTTGTATATTTTCACTTCGTTTAGGTACCGCTTCTTTAGCGATATCTGGATCAACGGACATTTTCTAATGTATAAAACCTATATTCATTccaattattaaactttaaataaaatatttagtaactttatacaaactaaactttgttttgatttaatttgagtGTTCGAATATGGAAAGCTGcaccttttatgttttctgtcggtcaaatgtaaacaaatacattcagaagaaaactcaccaccgagaaatctaaaaacagggctgctttttattaataataactcACTACATAAAGAATATAAATGACATTTTTATGGGCGAAACATGACACACTATGAcgtttaaatcaaatattagtaaatatatgtcattaataaataatttccttaaatttgctaagtatttacTATCTCAATATATACAGCACTGTGTTGCTACCTCTCCaaatccaagatggccgctaTTCACCCCTCAGAAAGCTACCACGAAAAGGTTATCTACTGTGATATTCATTTATGGAATTACGACGat includes:
- the LOC105230151 gene encoding LOW QUALITY PROTEIN: probable deoxyhypusine synthase (The sequence of the model RefSeq protein was modified relative to this genomic sequence to represent the inferred CDS: inserted 6 bases in 4 codons; deleted 1 base in 1 codon), with protein sequence MSVDPDIAKEAVPKRSENIQENTPIVXGYYWNQGIDYSKLFESYVNTEFQATNLGLAIREIILMLDCRQQPLKSEEADLHEADEFIRQKXIAGGVEEDFIKCLAPTYMGSFELSGRSLRDRGINRIGNXSYWAAKHKIPVFCPALTDGSLGDMMYFLSFRHPGLVVDILSDLRRLNTMAVKATKSGMIIIGGGIIKHHICNANLMRNGADYSVFINTASEFDGSDSGARPDEAISWSKIRKEASPVKVYTEASLVVPXGETFVKRHFNAKTENEP